Sequence from the Sphingomonas suaedae genome:
GCGAAATCGGCTCAGCTTAGCGCCGCGCTCGTTGCTCTGAGGATGGGCTATTCCACCTCGACCGCTGTTCGCTCCGCACGCGTCCCCGCTCTTGGAGGCACTTCCTTGGCCCGGCGAACGGCCTGACGCCATCAACCCGTAAAGGGTCCGCTATGCTGTGCATGCGGCCGCTTGCCTGCGGTTGCGCGGTGATTGCGGCCGTGCGCCGGACACTTCGGGCGCCTGTCGAGCGGGGACGGTCCTCGCTCCGAGACAGGAGCTTCGAAATGCCGCTGAACCTCGCCCAAAGAAACGCCTGGAGCCTCGCGCGGACCCTCATGACCATCGTCGTGGTTTTCCGGATCGACGGCGGCAAGTTCGGCGTCGCCGAAGCCCAAGAGTTCGACGGTGACCCATCGCTGATCGTCCGCGAATACGATCCCTTCGCGCGCTGATCATGCACTGATGGCGTGGCCGGGCGTCCGTTTCCCGGCGATGCGGCTTCATGGACAAGGGCCCGCGCGGCGGTGCGCGAAATCATCATTTCGTGCCGCAGTATTATCTGAAGGGCTTTGCGACGCCGCGCTCGAAGGACGGCTGGCTGTCCGTGTTCGATCTCAAGGAACAGAAGTCCTTCAAGACCTGGCCGCGCAACGTGGCGGCCCGCCGGGACTATCACCGCGTCGATATCGAGCGCGTCGATCCGAATATCGTCGAGACGCAGCTGGCGAACCGCGCAGTCATCCATTCGGCACTGGCGTCCGCTGATCGCTCGGTCCCCCTGCCATTGGCGCCGCCGGCCGGGCGGAGCGCCTTGGCCTCAACTGTCAGGACCTGAGCGCCGGGCGAGGGCAATTTGGCATATGCCTCATCGCTCTAGACACCGAAGAGATTGTCGACGCGGCGGTTGGCGGGTGTCCGCTGCCCATCGGATCGGCACTTCGAGGGCTGGTTTGTCGTGGGGCACCGAAATGCGCGGCGGAGCTTAGACCGTGAGGGGGCCTCTCGTTACAGGCGGTTTCTCCGGGGGGTTCGGACCCATGCCGGCGTGGGATCACAAGGCGGCCCCTCCCTTGCCGACGGCCGTGATGTGCGTGGGTTCGCCACGTTCGTCCAGTGCTGCCAGGCCGCCCCTGTGGCCTCGTTGATGGCTGTCTGGCCGGGCGACGGCTGCGCCTCGCCTGACTAGCCGCAACTGCGTCTCCAAACTTTCTTCCCCTGGGCTGTGCCCATTCCTCGCGAGACAAGAAAGCCCGTTTCCTCAGTCCTTCGCTTCGCTTCGGGCAAAGCTGCGGCGTCATGCGCACCCGGCCCTTGGACGCCATCGAGGCCGCATGGGGCGGTCCCGAAAATCAAGGACTAGTACCATGGCGAATATCGGCAACTTCAAGAAGGTCGGCGAAGAGTTTCAGGGCTCGATCGTGACCCTCAGCGTCCAGGCAAAGGGCGTCCGCATCGTTCCGGAGGACAATCGCGCCAACGAGAACGCACCCACCCACCGGGTCTATGTCGGCCGCGCGGAAATCGGCGCCGCCTGGGCCAAGACTTCCGCCGAGCAGCGCGACTATCTCTCGGTCAAGCTCGACGATCCCAGCTTCACCCAGCCCATCTTCGCGAACCTCTTCGAGGACGAAGGCGGTGAGGCCCACAGCCTGATCTGGTCGCGCCCTCGGCGCTCCAGCAACGACTGATCGAGGCCAAGGCGCCCCGCCGGACCGGCGGGGCGCCTTTCGCTTGTCTGGGATTCGCTGGTGGTTTTCGGCGTTGGCCGCTTCGGGGGAGAAGGGCTCGACGTCGCCGGGCCTTCGACCGGCTGACGCAAAATGGCGGGCTGGCGTCGGGAATAGCCCCGAGCCGGAGCCTGCACCGTCGCCATCCGCCCGCCTCTGCCGGCGCATCCCGCCGAACGGTTCGCGAAGCATGATCGCGCCGATTTCGCGCAGGAATTCCTGCGGCGAAACCTCCGCTATCGCGCGACCTGGACGGCCTCGCGCGATGCGTTGTCGGCTGGAACAGCGGGAATTGTACAGGACCAAGCGCGGCGCTGGGGCCTGACCACATTGTTCGATCCTGCCCGTTCCGTGCGGTCCACGCCGGCGATCTGGCGCGCCGACTGCACCTCGCAAATCGTCTCGCTTGCGCAGGTGCCTGGCGATTTCCCCGGCGCCGCGCCGCTCCCCGATGCCGCGCCATTGGCCGAGTTTCATGACGGCTACACGCGTCAGCTCGTGCTCGACATGGCCGACGTGCGGCATCGGTTACACGTCTGCGCGGCAGAGGAGAGGGCGCCGCTTGCGATCCTTTTGCCGCCGCTTTGCGATCCGCTGGGCGCCGCCTCATGCGAGGCCGTGCGCCGCATGTTCGCGGGCTTGAGCCTCGCCGAGCCGGCGCAGGCGATGCGGCCGAGCGCCTTGCAGCGCCAGCGGCTGGCGTTGCTCCTGTGCGTCCTCGACGCGTCGCTGGCGGGCGCCAGCAACCGCGAGATCGGCATTCGCATCGTCTATCCCTGGCTTGCCGGAACCGATGCACTTTCGTGGAAAGCGACGAGCGAACGCCGGCGTGTGCAGCGGCTCGTCGCGGAGGCCCGCGACATTGCCGCGTCGGGTTATCGCGCGCTGCTCAAAGCCTAGGGGCGACATTTTCCGGGAGGCGCTTTTGGCCGCTCCCTCGGCCCCACCATCTGCCGCCATTGGATGCCCGTGATTGGAACGGGCCCTCAGCACTTGCCGGGCCAACGCCCGGAGAGCCTGAATGAACACCCAGCCCGCACAGCGCCTGCTGCGAACACCCGATGCCGCGCTGCTCGTCGGCCTGTCGGCGCGCACGCTTGAGAAGCATCGCTGCTACGGAACCGGACCCGCCTATCGCAAGCTCGGCGGGCGCGTCGTCTATTCGGTCGAGGACCTGCTGAGCTGGGCCGATCAGGGCGTTCGCCGCTCGACCTCGGACACCACCGCCGGCACCGTCCACCCCGCCAAGCGCATCGATACGAGCGTGCTCGACCAGAAGGGCGCGGTGCGGCGATGAGCGCGGCCACCGTCTCCGCGCCGCCGCGCGTCGCTATCCCTGCGGAAGCACAACGCTCTCCCTTTTCGGGGACAACCACGGTCGAGCTGACATGGGTCGAGCAAGCCACCGAGCGCTGGATCCGCTTCGGTGTTCCGGTGCTTGACCAGGTTGTCGATCGGCGCCGCCGCCTGCTTTCGTTCGCCGCGGACAACGTTTTCGCGTTCGTCCGCTGGGCGTCCAACGACTATGGGACCTTGCTGTCGCGGCTCGATATCGTCCGAACGGTCGGCCCCGGCGAAGCCTATTCGACCTTGCCGTGCGTCTCTCCCGGCGGCGAACTGCTCCTTCACCTCGGCGGCTGGCCGAAGGTGCGTGCGTGCCTGGAATTGATCGACGAAATCGAGGATCTTGGTGTCGATCCGTGCGCTGTCGCGCCCGATTATTGGCGGCACGCGCATAATCGCCTGATCGCGGGCCACACGCCCCGCGCCTATTCGCTGGCGCGTCATCGCGCCTGGCTGCTTCGCCGTGAGCTCACGGCATGACTCGCTTTGGTATCATGCTCACCGGCTATTGCGCGATCGCCGCGGTCGTCCTCCCGGCGTTCCTTCGCCCGGCACCGCGCCTCGTCTGGAACGCCAGCGCCAGTGTGCCGATCGGCCTCTATTCGACGCGGCCTGCGGCCAGCGCCAGACTTGGCGATCTGGTCGCGGCGTATGCGCCTGCGCCGGTCGCGCGGCTGATGGCGGAACGCCATTATCTGCCCCTGCGCGTGCCCATGCTGAAGCATGTCGCAGCGGTCGCCGGGCAGACGGTTTGCCGCTCCGGCCTTACCATTCTGATCGACGGTAAACGGATCGCCGAGGCACGGCCGCGCGACCGCATCGGCCGTCCGCTGCCGAGCTGGAGCGGCTGCCGGCTGCTGCGCACTTGCGAGGTTTTCCTCCTCAATCCCGCGTCCAACGCCAGCTTCGACGGACGATATTTCGGACCGGTGCCAGCGCGCGGAATTGTCGCAGTGCTCGATCCACTTTGGCTTCCCGGCGGCGGCGCAGCCGCCTCGGCAAGCGCGTCCGATGGACGCGAAATCTCCCCTGAACCGAGCACTCACGGAGGCTTTCATGATCAACATCGGTGAATTTCACGAGCGCGGCGACGGCTTTGCCGGGCGCCTCGAAACCTTCACGATCGGGGCGGCTTTGACAATCGTT
This genomic interval carries:
- a CDS encoding DUF4238 domain-containing protein, translating into MDKGPRGGARNHHFVPQYYLKGFATPRSKDGWLSVFDLKEQKSFKTWPRNVAARRDYHRVDIERVDPNIVETQLANRAVIHSALASADRSVPLPLAPPAGRSALASTVRT
- a CDS encoding DUF736 domain-containing protein, yielding MANIGNFKKVGEEFQGSIVTLSVQAKGVRIVPEDNRANENAPTHRVYVGRAEIGAAWAKTSAEQRDYLSVKLDDPSFTQPIFANLFEDEGGEAHSLIWSRPRRSSND
- a CDS encoding DNA -binding domain-containing protein; the protein is MFDPARSVRSTPAIWRADCTSQIVSLAQVPGDFPGAAPLPDAAPLAEFHDGYTRQLVLDMADVRHRLHVCAAEERAPLAILLPPLCDPLGAASCEAVRRMFAGLSLAEPAQAMRPSALQRQRLALLLCVLDASLAGASNREIGIRIVYPWLAGTDALSWKATSERRRVQRLVAEARDIAASGYRALLKA
- a CDS encoding helix-turn-helix transcriptional regulator — encoded protein: MNTQPAQRLLRTPDAALLVGLSARTLEKHRCYGTGPAYRKLGGRVVYSVEDLLSWADQGVRRSTSDTTAGTVHPAKRIDTSVLDQKGAVRR
- a CDS encoding DUF2840 domain-containing protein; translation: MSAATVSAPPRVAIPAEAQRSPFSGTTTVELTWVEQATERWIRFGVPVLDQVVDRRRRLLSFAADNVFAFVRWASNDYGTLLSRLDIVRTVGPGEAYSTLPCVSPGGELLLHLGGWPKVRACLELIDEIEDLGVDPCAVAPDYWRHAHNRLIAGHTPRAYSLARHRAWLLRRELTA
- a CDS encoding S26 family signal peptidase, which translates into the protein MTRFGIMLTGYCAIAAVVLPAFLRPAPRLVWNASASVPIGLYSTRPAASARLGDLVAAYAPAPVARLMAERHYLPLRVPMLKHVAAVAGQTVCRSGLTILIDGKRIAEARPRDRIGRPLPSWSGCRLLRTCEVFLLNPASNASFDGRYFGPVPARGIVAVLDPLWLPGGGAAASASASDGREISPEPSTHGGFHDQHR